Proteins encoded within one genomic window of Bacillus thuringiensis:
- a CDS encoding aminoglycoside phosphotransferase family protein — protein sequence MKTITAWQNNIQIVKDAVDIKEISKGFSPDKKYIITSANNEKYLLRTGDIKEYERKKIEFQILNEMQNRSVQAQKPIKMGLLAEEGLCYGIFSYLEGEDAKKLLPTYSPKEQYEIGIEAGKDLAKMHTYEAPNDILPWYERAMKKQQKYVEAYKTCGIKIKNDDKIIKFIDENEMYLQNRPNRFQHDDFHLENIIVRDGKYVGVVDFNGYDWGDPLHDFVKIALFARDISIPYSIGQIEGYFNGRIPEEFWKLYAVYVGMTVFSSVVWTLRAAPHMLDDMLERLTIVLDDHKDFELLKPIWFQPEKINMK from the coding sequence ATGAAGACAATTACAGCATGGCAAAATAATATACAAATAGTAAAAGATGCAGTGGATATTAAGGAAATTTCTAAAGGTTTTTCGCCTGATAAGAAATATATTATTACAAGTGCGAATAATGAAAAATATTTATTGCGGACGGGCGATATAAAAGAGTATGAAAGAAAGAAAATAGAGTTTCAAATTTTAAATGAAATGCAAAACCGTAGTGTGCAAGCGCAAAAACCAATTAAAATGGGGTTGTTGGCAGAAGAAGGTTTATGCTATGGCATTTTTTCGTATTTAGAAGGGGAGGATGCAAAGAAGCTATTGCCTACATATTCACCAAAAGAACAATATGAAATTGGTATAGAGGCAGGAAAAGATTTAGCAAAAATGCATACATATGAAGCTCCTAATGATATACTTCCATGGTATGAAAGAGCAATGAAAAAACAGCAAAAATATGTAGAGGCATACAAAACATGCGGAATAAAAATAAAAAATGATGATAAAATCATTAAGTTTATCGATGAAAATGAAATGTATTTACAAAACCGCCCAAATCGATTTCAACACGATGATTTTCATTTAGAAAATATAATTGTACGGGATGGGAAATATGTAGGTGTTGTTGATTTTAATGGTTATGATTGGGGCGACCCACTTCATGATTTCGTAAAAATTGCACTATTTGCAAGAGACATTAGTATTCCGTATTCAATCGGACAAATAGAAGGATACTTTAATGGGAGAATACCAGAGGAGTTCTGGAAATTATATGCGGTGTACGTTGGCATGACAGTTTTCTCATCAGTTGTCTGGACATTACGAGCAGCACCGCATATGTTGGATGATATGTTAGAGCGTCTTACTATCGTTTTAGACGATCATAAAGACTTTGAGCTATTAAAGCCAATTTGGTTTCAACCAGAAAAAATTAATATGAAATAG
- a CDS encoding serine hydrolase codes for MSKIETPVMTSLQTTVDKMMKDLHVPGAAVAIIKDGEVIISEGFGHRNLETKDPVTPSTRFAIGSSTKAFGTLSLSLLAQQKKFNWDTPVQSYIPNFSLSDILASSQVTGRDLASHRTGVSRHDALWYSSSLTRKDLVEKVKHLPLDAPFRTAFLYNNLMYATVSYIVEHITNQTWEQYATEHILEPLNMRHTNFSVTDSQTTDDYALPYIENNGEIKEVPFRNIDTVGAAGCINSTIEDMANWVLLHLKQGKFGEHELISPELLQQMYTPHNSIPDQPVLSLPESPLNSYGLGWFISAYRGKKVIHHGGNIDGFSALVSFMPNENVGLVILTNAGGTLLPTYLANQIYDELLELESIDWHKRAVEDTEKMKEMMKEANEFIPEQIKETTPSHNLNDYTGTFEHPAYGTLRVYKRGDSLYVQFMEMDIQLGHHHYDIFSAKVDLFQMKMSLLFAFEMNVGGEFTSLQLHVPATLSTQPLAFKKIK; via the coding sequence ATGTCTAAAATTGAAACGCCTGTTATGACTTCTTTACAAACAACGGTTGATAAAATGATGAAGGATTTACATGTTCCTGGTGCTGCTGTAGCTATTATAAAAGACGGTGAAGTTATTATTTCAGAAGGTTTCGGCCATCGTAATTTAGAAACAAAAGATCCTGTTACACCGAGTACTCGGTTCGCAATCGGTTCCTCAACGAAAGCTTTTGGCACACTTTCATTAAGCTTGTTAGCACAACAAAAAAAGTTTAATTGGGATACTCCTGTCCAGTCTTATATACCTAACTTCTCTTTATCTGACATACTAGCTAGCTCACAAGTTACAGGGCGTGATTTAGCTTCCCACCGTACAGGAGTAAGTCGTCACGATGCCCTCTGGTACAGTTCTTCTTTAACTCGTAAAGATTTAGTAGAAAAAGTAAAACATTTACCACTTGATGCCCCGTTCCGCACAGCATTTCTATATAACAACTTAATGTATGCGACAGTTAGCTATATTGTAGAACACATCACGAATCAAACGTGGGAACAATACGCTACAGAACATATTTTAGAACCTTTAAATATGAGACATACAAACTTCTCTGTTACAGATTCACAAACTACAGATGATTATGCTTTACCTTACATCGAAAATAACGGTGAAATAAAAGAGGTTCCATTCCGCAACATCGATACAGTTGGGGCTGCTGGTTGTATTAATTCTACAATTGAAGATATGGCCAATTGGGTCCTTCTTCACTTAAAACAAGGGAAATTTGGAGAGCATGAATTAATTTCTCCTGAATTATTACAACAAATGTATACACCACATAATTCCATTCCAGATCAACCAGTTTTATCACTTCCTGAATCTCCATTAAATAGTTACGGTCTTGGATGGTTTATAAGCGCTTATCGTGGTAAAAAGGTGATTCATCATGGCGGTAATATTGATGGATTTTCAGCACTTGTTTCATTCATGCCAAATGAAAATGTGGGTCTAGTTATATTAACGAATGCTGGAGGCACATTACTACCTACTTATCTCGCCAATCAAATTTATGACGAATTACTTGAATTAGAATCCATTGATTGGCATAAACGTGCTGTAGAAGATACCGAAAAAATGAAGGAAATGATGAAAGAAGCAAATGAATTCATTCCCGAACAAATAAAAGAGACTACACCTTCTCACAATTTAAATGACTACACTGGTACTTTTGAACATCCTGCATATGGAACATTACGAGTATACAAACGAGGTGATTCGTTATATGTACAATTTATGGAGATGGATATTCAATTAGGGCATCATCATTACGACATCTTCTCTGCAAAAGTTGACTTATTCCAAATGAAAATGAGTTTATTATTCGCTTTTGAAATGAATGTGGGTGGTGAATTTACATCCCTCCAGTTACATGTGCCAGCTACGCTAAGCACTCAGCCGCTTGCATTTAAGAAAATTAAATAA
- a CDS encoding YpjP family protein: MPNWFRKTLVALITVFTFGLVTPPSILLDNAKAADKPTSTAGQQNLESTSYTYEETNDRLTTDTFITYAMQEAEKQSMQKFGTKIGPVIEDEFKDVILPKIEEAIAELANDVPEDSLQSLAISQKPAGGNNEKIFHVYDTKTGNDLLRFHVRRDHPPQDGYYFNFHYHRFDDGYNGHHELGNIYWNTNVPPKWLS, encoded by the coding sequence ATGCCAAATTGGTTTAGAAAAACCTTAGTCGCATTAATTACCGTATTTACATTTGGTCTAGTGACGCCTCCTTCCATATTGCTTGATAATGCCAAAGCTGCGGACAAGCCTACGAGCACAGCTGGGCAACAAAATTTGGAGAGTACGTCCTATACATATGAAGAAACGAATGACAGGTTAACCACCGATACTTTTATTACTTATGCAATGCAAGAAGCAGAGAAGCAGTCGATGCAAAAGTTTGGCACTAAAATTGGTCCAGTAATTGAAGATGAGTTTAAAGATGTAATATTACCGAAGATTGAAGAGGCAATTGCTGAACTAGCAAATGATGTACCGGAAGATTCGCTACAATCATTAGCGATTTCTCAAAAGCCAGCTGGTGGAAATAATGAAAAGATTTTTCACGTTTACGATACGAAAACAGGGAATGACTTATTGCGTTTCCACGTAAGAAGAGATCATCCACCGCAAGATGGTTATTATTTTAATTTTCATTATCATCGTTTTGATGATGGATACAATGGGCATCATGAATTAGGGAATATTTATTGGAATACGAATGTACCACCAAAATGGCTTTCGTAA
- a CDS encoding dihydrofolate reductase: MIVSFMVAMDENRVIGKDNNLPWRLPSELQYVKKTTMGHPLIMGRKNYEAIGRPLPGRRNIIVTRNEGYHVEGCEVAHSVEEVFELCKNEEEIFIFGGAQIYDLFLPYVDKLYITKIHHAFEGDTFFPEIDMTNWKEVFVEKGLTDEKNPYTYYYHVYEKQQ, translated from the coding sequence ATGATAGTTTCATTTATGGTCGCAATGGACGAGAATAGAGTAATTGGTAAAGATAATAATTTACCTTGGCGTTTACCGAGTGAATTACAGTATGTAAAAAAAACAACGATGGGTCATCCGCTTATTATGGGCAGAAAGAACTATGAAGCGATTGGTAGACCACTGCCTGGAAGACGTAATATTATTGTAACTCGTAATGAAGGATATCATGTGGAAGGCTGTGAAGTAGCGCATTCTGTAGAAGAAGTGTTTGAGCTATGCAAAAATGAAGAGGAAATTTTTATTTTTGGCGGGGCGCAAATTTATGATCTCTTTTTACCTTACGTAGACAAGTTATATATAACAAAAATCCATCATGCATTTGAAGGAGATACATTCTTCCCAGAAATTGATATGACAAATTGGAAAGAAGTTTTTGTAGAAAAAGGTTTAACGGATGAAAAAAATCCGTATACGTATTACTACCATGTATATGAGAAACAACAATAA
- a CDS encoding alpha-L-rhamnosidase, whose protein sequence is MLTIKKLLCDNKNNPIGIDSKVVKMSWQLESSNRNVKQFAYQLQVAKDRDFEIIMFDSQKVETDQSIHIPVNSFSYKAETRYFYRVKVWDTYGEESSWSKVAFWETGLQGQDNWSGNWIAAKKECTQVMSFKKSFSIKKLVKKARLYITSLGLYEASTNGERIGDCYFTPGWTSYDKRVLYQTYDITHVLKIGHNDISTLVGNGWYKGPITMHHVRNYYGRRRAIIAQLHITYEDGTKEKIVTDETWEVNQSPVLYSEIYEGEVYDARLEESEQVLEDVEVIEHSKQIIVAQENEAIRKMKIIKPIAISKLPNHEWLIDMGQNMVGWVRFKVRHVYTGQKIELHHAEILNKDGSFYNGNLRKAKQKIVYIAKGEEEETFEPHFTYQGFRYVKISGLTQPPQIADFEGCVLHTDMEKATEFETSNPLINQLHHNVEWSQRGNFFDVPTDCPQRDDRLGWTGDAQMFIGTATQIMNVQLFFKKWLQDLSLDQNVNGAVPLVIPDAFGKRADFDLHTSGGWGDAAIICPWVHYLHYGDVSILKEQYDSMKKYIDYIRSQGENEYLWDTGYHLGDWLALDTKPDVYEGGTDKHFIATAYYAYSTSLLRKIAEILGENTDAKFYAELHGNIVQAFQNEFVTPNGRLISNTQTAHILVLLFELVKDNMEEKVFNRLIELLKENKNHLTTGFIGTPYLNLILSKFNRHDLACKLLFHEDYPSWLYQVKQGATTIWEHWDGVKEDGTLWNDSMNSYNHYAYGSIVEWIYRYIVGIEVDETNPAYKHFYVQPHFDSNLEWIRVKRETAYGEVKIEWRVENEQAFLQISVPPNTSATLRIDEMNWQAEHNMERDLGSGDYKFTFCKNILE, encoded by the coding sequence GTGCTAACAATAAAGAAATTGCTTTGTGATAATAAAAATAATCCGATAGGTATAGATTCGAAAGTTGTTAAAATGAGTTGGCAACTTGAGTCGAGTAACCGAAATGTAAAACAATTTGCTTATCAATTGCAGGTTGCGAAGGATAGAGATTTTGAGATTATAATGTTTGATTCGCAAAAAGTAGAAACAGATCAAAGTATACATATACCAGTCAATTCATTTTCATATAAAGCAGAGACGCGTTATTTTTACCGGGTAAAGGTATGGGATACTTACGGAGAAGAATCATCTTGGTCTAAAGTTGCATTTTGGGAGACTGGATTACAAGGGCAAGATAACTGGAGCGGGAATTGGATTGCTGCGAAAAAAGAGTGCACGCAAGTTATGTCCTTTAAAAAAAGCTTTTCTATTAAAAAATTAGTTAAAAAAGCACGTTTATATATTACTAGTTTAGGATTATACGAGGCTTCTACAAATGGAGAGCGTATTGGAGATTGTTATTTTACTCCCGGATGGACAAGTTATGATAAAAGGGTATTGTATCAAACATATGATATAACGCATGTATTAAAGATTGGGCATAATGATATTTCTACTCTAGTAGGAAATGGCTGGTATAAGGGGCCAATTACTATGCATCATGTGCGTAATTATTACGGGAGAAGGCGAGCAATAATTGCTCAATTACATATAACGTATGAAGATGGAACAAAAGAAAAAATTGTAACGGATGAAACATGGGAGGTAAACCAAAGTCCTGTTTTGTATTCGGAAATTTATGAAGGAGAAGTTTATGATGCTAGGCTAGAAGAAAGTGAACAAGTGCTAGAAGATGTTGAAGTAATTGAGCATTCCAAACAAATAATTGTTGCACAGGAAAATGAAGCGATTCGTAAAATGAAAATTATAAAACCAATTGCTATTTCAAAACTACCAAATCACGAATGGCTTATTGATATGGGGCAAAATATGGTAGGGTGGGTTCGGTTTAAAGTCCGTCATGTTTATACTGGACAAAAGATAGAATTGCATCATGCTGAAATATTGAATAAAGACGGTAGCTTTTATAATGGGAATCTCCGCAAGGCAAAACAAAAAATAGTGTATATAGCAAAAGGAGAAGAGGAGGAAACGTTTGAACCTCATTTTACCTATCAAGGTTTTAGATATGTGAAAATAAGTGGATTAACTCAGCCGCCTCAAATAGCAGATTTTGAAGGGTGTGTATTACATACAGATATGGAAAAAGCGACTGAATTTGAAACGTCGAATCCATTAATCAATCAACTGCATCATAATGTGGAATGGTCTCAAAGAGGGAACTTTTTTGATGTGCCAACAGATTGTCCCCAGCGAGATGATCGACTTGGATGGACAGGAGATGCACAAATGTTTATTGGGACAGCTACGCAAATTATGAATGTGCAATTGTTCTTTAAAAAGTGGCTCCAAGATTTATCATTAGATCAAAATGTTAATGGAGCTGTGCCGTTAGTTATTCCAGATGCGTTTGGGAAAAGAGCGGATTTTGATTTACATACTTCTGGTGGTTGGGGCGATGCAGCAATTATATGTCCGTGGGTTCATTATTTACATTACGGAGATGTATCGATTTTAAAAGAACAATATGACAGTATGAAGAAGTATATAGATTACATACGTTCACAAGGTGAAAATGAGTATTTATGGGATACAGGCTATCATTTAGGGGATTGGCTCGCATTAGATACGAAACCTGATGTATATGAAGGCGGAACAGACAAGCATTTTATTGCGACAGCTTATTATGCGTATTCTACATCGCTTTTACGAAAGATTGCTGAGATTTTAGGTGAAAATACAGATGCGAAGTTTTATGCAGAGCTACATGGAAATATAGTTCAAGCGTTTCAAAATGAATTCGTTACACCGAATGGTAGGTTAATTTCAAATACCCAAACAGCCCACATATTAGTACTTCTTTTTGAACTAGTGAAAGATAATATGGAGGAGAAAGTATTTAATCGATTAATTGAGCTTTTAAAAGAAAATAAAAATCATTTAACAACAGGTTTTATAGGAACACCGTATTTAAATTTAATATTAAGCAAGTTTAACCGTCATGACCTTGCTTGTAAGCTTCTATTTCATGAAGATTATCCATCATGGTTATATCAAGTGAAACAAGGTGCCACAACGATTTGGGAACATTGGGATGGCGTGAAAGAGGATGGAACACTTTGGAATGATAGTATGAATTCGTACAATCATTACGCATATGGCTCTATTGTTGAATGGATATACCGATATATTGTTGGAATAGAAGTGGATGAAACAAATCCCGCATATAAACATTTTTATGTACAACCACATTTTGATTCGAATTTAGAATGGATTAGAGTAAAACGTGAGACAGCTTATGGAGAAGTTAAGATTGAGTGGCGTGTAGAAAATGAACAAGCCTTTCTACAAATTTCTGTACCACCTAATACAAGCGCTACATTACGGATAGATGAAATGAATTGGCAGGCAGAACATAATATGGAAAGGGATTTAGGATCGGGCGATTATAAATTTACTTTTTGTAAAAATATATTGGAGTAG
- a CDS encoding S41 family peptidase has translation MYTGIFKEIVSITHHDYSGYIDKKGWDDPTTYLQTIEKLERQGELTPVQFTEIVRDYLLDFKDNHMFFKMISNNQPLNSVGFQVKRYEDRLYITSTSQEIRVKKGQSILALDNMKVPELLIKYKKYLNENTYEREKWDYILLKSSNCTLIDENGLTETIRLQKYKQSEYTPIYSFKQYNKDTLLITLTDFANTEAINKLLDLHKDELNTFPNLIIDVRLNRGGSDDAFFKLLPYLFEDKEISLLDSSNTMQLNHTERNFHLRMKDIEMEDYDSLDELSKLFTDIFIQDLKKNYKKGFVTFDTSGLPKELQSLTIHGRKSPSRVVILSDVSCGSSGDSFVEVAKKSLKVKVIGRPTAGVNDYSNLAVMEWADTFALYYPTSRLSIIDKGEGMSGIGIQPHIHIPWTPEHIQGDIDLKLALQLLQNEEW, from the coding sequence GTGTATACAGGAATTTTCAAAGAAATTGTTTCAATTACTCATCACGATTATTCAGGTTATATAGATAAAAAAGGATGGGACGATCCCACTACTTATTTACAGACAATCGAGAAACTAGAGAGACAAGGAGAACTAACACCAGTACAATTTACTGAAATTGTACGTGATTACTTATTAGACTTTAAAGATAATCATATGTTTTTCAAAATGATCTCTAACAATCAACCCCTTAACAGTGTTGGCTTTCAAGTAAAAAGATACGAAGACCGCCTATATATTACATCCACTTCACAGGAAATAAGAGTGAAAAAGGGACAGTCTATTCTAGCATTAGATAATATGAAAGTTCCTGAGTTATTAATAAAATATAAGAAGTATTTAAATGAGAATACATATGAACGTGAAAAATGGGATTATATTTTATTAAAATCATCAAATTGTACACTTATAGATGAAAATGGATTAACCGAAACCATTCGTTTACAAAAGTATAAACAAAGCGAATACACACCTATTTATTCATTTAAACAATATAATAAAGATACACTCTTAATTACTTTAACTGACTTCGCAAATACTGAAGCTATAAATAAATTATTAGACTTACATAAAGATGAGCTTAATACTTTTCCGAACTTAATAATAGATGTGCGATTGAATCGTGGAGGGAGCGATGATGCATTTTTCAAATTACTTCCTTACTTATTTGAAGACAAAGAGATCTCCCTTTTAGATTCTTCAAATACAATGCAATTGAATCATACGGAACGAAACTTTCATTTACGTATGAAAGACATCGAAATGGAAGATTATGATTCTTTAGACGAACTTTCCAAATTATTCACTGATATATTTATTCAAGATTTAAAAAAGAATTATAAAAAAGGATTTGTTACATTTGATACTTCCGGGTTACCAAAAGAACTTCAATCATTAACAATACACGGACGAAAATCACCAAGTAGAGTAGTTATATTATCAGATGTTTCATGCGGAAGTTCTGGTGATTCTTTTGTAGAAGTTGCAAAAAAATCATTGAAAGTAAAAGTAATAGGTCGCCCTACTGCTGGTGTAAATGATTATTCTAATTTAGCAGTAATGGAATGGGCTGATACATTCGCACTTTACTACCCTACTTCACGACTTTCAATTATAGATAAAGGCGAAGGAATGTCCGGAATTGGTATACAACCGCATATACATATCCCTTGGACTCCTGAACATATACAAGGAGACATAGATTTAAAGTTAGCATTACAACTACTTCAAAACGAAGAATGGTAA
- a CDS encoding ABC transporter permease: MIKQQFYKRLRHELHRKWKSIRSITDWTVALYIIIPALIFIGIYYRALWIEELSMGETVYFGLGLLAFYVMTYARGVRSFFEQADSLFLISYPAHMKKLIQYGMTYTFIRIAITNVVVVVVMLPVLLKSIGVTKVQVVLFWLFFTVFRFMLSLLTRCIHVRVGKRWLLWIIKNVIFSISLSFFGVSLFFIYKNPFYSILCIGLAVFLIIVLIKEKLNYKNSFFKEVEKEKEESMRWTSGIMQVGGHAAKSSSSNKKPWMFPRSKKFLGKKKDYRIVESFLKEFFRTSSARIFYIQIVCISTVSIIMSPRWISAIILVFTLVAISRYARDYWTEFTKKMFLHLYCDEGKLLLLRWKADRYLLLPVILLYGIVIFSHFYLLPATIAGIIFIVLIGWIVFLP; this comes from the coding sequence ATGATTAAACAACAATTTTATAAAAGATTGCGTCATGAACTCCATCGTAAATGGAAGTCCATACGTTCTATAACTGATTGGACGGTTGCGCTATATATTATTATTCCAGCACTTATATTTATAGGGATTTATTATCGTGCACTATGGATAGAAGAACTATCGATGGGAGAGACGGTTTATTTCGGATTAGGTCTACTTGCATTTTACGTGATGACATATGCAAGAGGAGTTCGTTCATTTTTTGAACAAGCGGATAGTTTATTTTTAATTTCGTATCCTGCTCATATGAAAAAGTTAATCCAGTATGGTATGACATATACGTTTATTCGGATAGCGATAACGAATGTAGTGGTAGTAGTTGTTATGTTACCAGTGTTGCTGAAAAGTATTGGAGTGACGAAGGTACAAGTCGTATTATTTTGGCTATTCTTTACTGTATTTCGATTTATGTTGTCGTTATTAACGAGATGTATTCATGTACGTGTGGGGAAACGATGGTTACTGTGGATTATCAAAAATGTAATATTTTCTATAAGTCTATCCTTTTTTGGAGTGAGTCTATTTTTTATTTATAAAAATCCATTTTATTCTATACTATGTATCGGTCTAGCAGTTTTTCTAATTATCGTATTGATAAAAGAAAAACTAAATTATAAAAATTCCTTTTTTAAGGAGGTTGAGAAAGAGAAAGAAGAAAGTATGCGCTGGACGAGTGGGATTATGCAAGTTGGTGGTCATGCGGCTAAATCGAGTAGTTCGAATAAAAAACCGTGGATGTTTCCTCGTTCTAAAAAGTTTTTAGGGAAGAAAAAGGATTATCGTATTGTTGAATCCTTTTTGAAAGAATTTTTCCGTACAAGTAGTGCACGAATATTTTATATTCAAATTGTATGTATAAGCACTGTAAGTATTATTATGAGTCCGAGGTGGATTTCAGCTATAATTCTTGTATTTACTTTAGTTGCAATTTCCCGCTATGCGCGCGATTATTGGACTGAATTTACGAAAAAAATGTTTCTTCATTTATATTGTGATGAAGGCAAATTACTCTTGTTAAGATGGAAGGCCGATCGCTATTTATTATTGCCAGTAATACTTTTGTATGGAATAGTTATCTTTTCTCATTTTTATTTATTACCAGCTACAATTGCCGGGATTATTTTTATAGTATTAATTGGTTGGATAGTATTCTTACCATAG
- a CDS encoding thymidylate synthase, giving the protein MKHAENEYLNLCRHVMEYGTKKEDRTGTGTVSVFGYQMRFDLSKGFPLLTTKRVPFRLVASELLWFMKGDTNIRYLLQHNNNIWNEWAFKSWVESDEYTGPDMTDFGLRSQQDEEFKVQYDEQMELFKKNVLEDDDFSNKYGYLGDVYGKQWRAWKTTAGETLDQLKDVIEMIKKTPDSRRLIVSAWNPEDVPSMALPPCHTLFQFYVADGKLSCQLYQRSGDIFLGIPFNIASYSLLTHLIAHECGLEVGEFVHTIGDAHIYTNHFEQIEKQLAREPRPFPKLTLNPDVKSVFDFEMEDLTIEGYDPHPAIKAPVAV; this is encoded by the coding sequence ATGAAACATGCTGAAAATGAATACTTAAATTTATGCCGTCATGTAATGGAATACGGTACGAAGAAAGAAGATCGTACAGGGACAGGAACTGTATCTGTATTTGGTTATCAAATGCGTTTTGATCTAAGTAAAGGTTTTCCTTTATTAACGACAAAGAGAGTGCCGTTTCGCCTTGTAGCAAGTGAATTGCTTTGGTTTATGAAAGGTGATACAAATATTCGCTATTTGTTGCAGCATAATAATAACATTTGGAATGAATGGGCATTTAAGAGCTGGGTAGAAAGCGATGAGTATACTGGTCCTGACATGACTGATTTTGGTCTTCGCTCACAACAAGATGAGGAATTTAAAGTGCAGTACGATGAGCAAATGGAATTGTTTAAAAAGAACGTTTTAGAAGATGATGATTTCTCAAATAAATATGGTTATTTAGGAGACGTATATGGTAAGCAGTGGCGTGCTTGGAAAACGACAGCTGGTGAGACGCTTGATCAATTAAAAGATGTAATTGAAATGATTAAAAAAACACCAGACTCACGTCGTTTAATCGTTTCTGCTTGGAACCCTGAAGATGTACCAAGTATGGCATTGCCGCCTTGTCATACGCTATTCCAATTTTATGTAGCAGATGGCAAACTTTCTTGTCAGCTATATCAAAGAAGTGGTGACATATTCCTTGGAATTCCATTTAACATTGCAAGTTATTCATTACTAACACATTTAATTGCACATGAATGCGGTCTTGAAGTGGGTGAATTTGTTCATACAATTGGAGATGCACACATTTATACAAATCATTTTGAGCAAATAGAAAAGCAATTGGCACGTGAACCACGTCCATTCCCGAAACTTACATTAAATCCAGATGTGAAATCTGTGTTCGATTTTGAAATGGAAGACTTAACGATTGAAGGATATGATCCACACCCAGCAATTAAAGCACCAGTTGCAGTGTAA
- a CDS encoding HAD family hydrolase → MQKYIVFDFDGTLVDSQNIFVPIYNQLAEKHGYKTVREDEIEYLRKLTMPERCKQLDVPLYKLPILALEFYKLYQPAIKDLILFHGMKEVLDELHKKGYGIAVISSNSEEHIRAFLHNNGIENIQEVYCSKNLFGKDKMIKKFLKSKKITEKDMLYVGDEQRDVAACKKAGVNVIWVSWGYDVIETVKKDAPDYMVHKPMEIVQVVQGAYS, encoded by the coding sequence ATGCAAAAATATATTGTTTTTGACTTTGATGGCACATTAGTAGATTCACAAAATATATTTGTACCAATTTATAATCAACTTGCTGAAAAGCACGGATATAAAACGGTAAGGGAAGACGAAATCGAGTATTTACGCAAGTTAACGATGCCAGAAAGATGTAAACAACTCGATGTACCGCTATATAAACTACCAATATTAGCGCTGGAGTTTTATAAACTGTATCAACCTGCCATAAAAGATCTTATTTTGTTCCATGGGATGAAGGAAGTATTAGATGAACTACATAAAAAAGGTTACGGAATTGCAGTCATATCATCGAACTCAGAAGAGCATATTCGGGCATTTTTACACAATAATGGTATAGAAAATATACAAGAAGTGTATTGTTCTAAAAATTTGTTCGGTAAAGATAAAATGATAAAAAAGTTTTTAAAATCGAAAAAAATAACAGAGAAAGATATGTTGTATGTCGGTGATGAACAGCGAGACGTAGCAGCTTGTAAAAAGGCTGGGGTGAACGTAATTTGGGTATCTTGGGGATATGATGTCATTGAAACAGTGAAAAAAGATGCACCAGATTATATGGTTCATAAGCCGATGGAAATTGTACAAGTAGTACAAGGAGCGTATTCTTAA